Proteins co-encoded in one Acidobacteriota bacterium genomic window:
- a CDS encoding HD domain-containing protein — protein sequence MGEGYGRRAALALLEEWTKSESLRKHGMAVSVCTESYGRREAVRLGLNGAEADAFVEAYACAGLLHDMDYERHPSLEEHPFVGVKHLRETGWPEPVLNAILAHADYSGVPRESHLERALFACDELAGFLTACALVKPTKSIHDVEVAGVKKKMKDKAFARAVKREDITGGAELLGISLEEHLGNCLKAMQDRAGELGLAGS from the coding sequence ATGGGCGAAGGGTATGGACGCAGAGCAGCGTTGGCGTTGCTGGAAGAGTGGACGAAGAGCGAGTCGCTACGCAAGCACGGCATGGCGGTGTCGGTGTGCACGGAATCCTACGGCCGTCGCGAGGCCGTGCGGCTTGGGCTGAACGGCGCTGAGGCAGATGCGTTCGTCGAGGCGTACGCCTGCGCCGGGCTGCTGCATGACATGGACTACGAGCGGCATCCTTCGCTGGAAGAGCATCCGTTTGTCGGCGTCAAACACCTGCGCGAGACGGGCTGGCCGGAGCCGGTGCTGAACGCGATCCTTGCGCATGCGGACTACTCCGGCGTGCCGAGGGAGTCGCACCTTGAGCGGGCGCTGTTTGCCTGCGATGAGCTCGCGGGGTTTCTGACGGCGTGTGCTCTGGTGAAACCGACGAAGTCGATTCACGATGTCGAAGTGGCTGGTGTGAAGAAGAAGATGAAGGACAAGGCCTTCGCACGGGCGGTGAAGCGCGAGGATATTACCGGCGGAGCGGAGCTGCTGGGGATTTCGCTTGAGGAGCATCTGGGGAACTGCCTGAAGGCGATGCAGGATAGGGCCGGGGAGTTGGGGCTGGCGGGTAGCTAG
- a CDS encoding helix-turn-helix transcriptional regulator, whose translation MATMMAPVEQREVLRCDHCSLVQFRTANSLCRRCHKSLEVEEPEPVAAPLSIVPATTPSPDGLQVATAVRDLRHVRNLSQRQLAARMNVPRTYISKIENGKAMPTLSSLDRLAKALQVDISTLLRDSNTRHRDETAVLMTDPFLAEIAAYTSQLDALQRSIFLNHVRELAAGRRRSA comes from the coding sequence ATGGCAACTATGATGGCACCCGTCGAACAGCGTGAGGTCCTGCGCTGTGACCACTGCAGCCTGGTGCAGTTCCGCACAGCAAACTCGCTGTGCCGCCGCTGCCACAAATCGCTCGAGGTCGAAGAGCCCGAGCCGGTAGCAGCTCCACTATCCATCGTTCCGGCAACGACGCCCTCCCCTGACGGCCTTCAGGTCGCCACGGCGGTTCGTGACCTTCGCCACGTACGCAATCTCTCGCAGCGTCAGCTCGCCGCACGCATGAACGTGCCGCGCACCTACATCTCGAAGATCGAGAACGGCAAGGCGATGCCGACCCTCTCCTCGCTCGACCGTCTGGCCAAGGCGCTTCAGGTCGACATCTCCACCCTGCTGCGCGACTCGAACACGCGCCACCGCGACGAGACGGCTGTTCTGATGACGGACCCGTTCCTCGCCGAGATTGCCGCTTACACCTCGCAGCTCGATGCTCTGCAGCGCTCCATCTTCCTGAACCATGTGCGCGAGCTGGCCGCTGGCCGCCGCCGCTCGGCATAG
- the pncA gene encoding bifunctional nicotinamidase/pyrazinamidase — MQLQPTDALLVIDVQNDFCPPINGIGGALAVKDGDAVVPIINRLATRFQHVILTQDWHPAGHISFASSHPGKKPFETTEIAYGTQTLWPDHCVQGTLGADLHPGLHIPHAELILRKGFRREIDSYSAFLEDDHTTPTGLASYLRERGLKRLFICGLAYDFCVRASAIDGTAAGFECIVIEDATRAVGLPDSITSAQKALASASVMRIDAEEIRD; from the coding sequence GTGCAGCTCCAACCCACTGATGCCCTGCTGGTTATCGACGTCCAGAACGACTTCTGCCCGCCCATCAACGGAATCGGCGGCGCACTGGCAGTCAAAGACGGAGACGCCGTCGTCCCCATTATCAATCGCCTCGCCACCCGCTTCCAGCACGTCATCCTCACACAGGACTGGCACCCGGCAGGCCATATCTCCTTCGCCTCATCACACCCCGGCAAGAAACCCTTCGAGACTACCGAAATCGCCTACGGCACCCAGACCCTCTGGCCCGATCACTGCGTCCAGGGCACATTGGGAGCCGATCTCCACCCCGGCCTCCACATCCCCCACGCCGAACTGATTTTGCGCAAGGGCTTCCGCCGCGAGATCGACAGCTACTCCGCCTTCCTCGAAGACGACCATACGACGCCTACGGGACTCGCGAGTTATCTCCGCGAGCGCGGTTTGAAGCGGTTGTTTATCTGCGGGCTTGCCTATGATTTCTGCGTGCGGGCTTCGGCCATTGATGGCACAGCGGCGGGGTTTGAGTGCATAGTCATCGAAGATGCCACGCGAGCTGTCGGGTTGCCTGATTCCATTACATCTGCGCAAAAAGCGTTGGCGTCTGCGAGTGTCATGCGAATCGATGCCGAGGAGATTAGAGATTGA
- a CDS encoding isoprenyl transferase, with product MSPTSPSRVHELSQEEQAVYRQLDLSRIPQHIAIIMDGNGRWAGKRALKRFLGHQQGAESVQYVVETASRINLPFLTLYAFSLENNLRRPKTEVSFLMKLLKNYLIGNVKRMNDNNVRMSYIGRTYDLPQEVQETMQWAMESTAKNTGTTLTLALNYGARSEIVDAVRRILTDLTTEAHTRGCSVEDLLGAGALDSLDESTISKALYTAGMPDPDLIIRTSGEQRISNFLLWQIAYSEIFITDRLWPDFRGVHLLEAIADYQRRDRRFGGLSDNSDEKIDTLQPVSELENEIANELHPPRELTRR from the coding sequence TTGTCCCCCACGTCCCCCAGCCGCGTTCACGAGCTCTCCCAGGAGGAACAAGCCGTCTATCGGCAGCTCGATCTCTCGCGAATTCCGCAGCATATCGCCATCATTATGGATGGCAACGGGCGCTGGGCAGGCAAGCGTGCACTCAAGCGTTTTCTGGGGCACCAGCAAGGCGCCGAGAGCGTCCAGTACGTTGTGGAGACGGCCTCGCGCATCAATCTCCCGTTCCTCACCCTCTACGCTTTTTCACTCGAAAACAACCTCCGCCGCCCCAAGACCGAGGTCAGTTTTCTGATGAAGCTGCTTAAGAACTACCTGATCGGCAACGTCAAGCGGATGAACGACAATAACGTTCGCATGTCCTACATCGGCCGCACCTACGACCTCCCGCAGGAGGTTCAGGAGACCATGCAATGGGCGATGGAGTCCACCGCAAAGAACACCGGAACCACGCTGACCCTGGCTCTCAACTACGGCGCCCGCTCGGAGATCGTCGATGCCGTCCGCCGCATCCTGACCGATCTCACCACCGAGGCCCACACACGCGGCTGCTCGGTCGAAGACCTGCTTGGTGCCGGTGCCCTCGACTCACTGGATGAGTCGACCATCTCGAAAGCGCTTTATACCGCCGGCATGCCCGACCCCGACCTGATCATCCGCACCTCGGGCGAGCAGCGTATCTCGAACTTCCTTCTCTGGCAGATCGCCTACTCCGAGATCTTCATCACCGACCGCCTCTGGCCCGACTTTCGCGGCGTTCATCTGCTCGAGGCCATCGCCGACTACCAGCGCCGCGACCGCCGCTTCGGCGGACTCAGCGACAACTCCGACGAGAAGATCGACACGTTGCAGCCCGTCTCAGAGCTCGAAAACGAAATAGCCAATGAACTGCACCCACCGCGCGAACTCACCCGCCGCTAG